Below is a genomic region from Methanosphaera sp. ISO3-F5.
TAACTCCAGCATTAGTATCATATGTTTTATTATTATTATATAAAACAAACATTACCTCTTCTTCGGATATAGCTAAAGATAACTTAATATTTTCAACCGATTTAACTTTAACTGTCCTATTTTTCAAGGGACTAGATTTAATCTCCTTTTTGTTCTGAATTAAAAATTCTTTAATATTATCTGGTACTAAAATTTTTAATTCAGTCGTTGTATCTGAATCAATTTCAGTTGTTTTCCTAAATTCAGGATGTACATGCGTGAAAATAATTTTAACACTTTTTTCTGATGTCATATTTTTGGTAAAGTTATTGACTACTTTGTATGGATTTAAAGGTGTATTATGTATGATTTCATAGTTTTCACTCAAAGGTAATTCTTCAAGAACTTTTATTTTATTATTTTTCACATAATGATGATTAATATAATCTTCAAAACAATCTATATTTTCAATAGTTTTGTTTAAATAAAGTAAATTTATCATCTTCTTTTTAACTGAATTTTTTATATGGTATTTATCGTTTAATTTTGTTATTAATCCATTTTTCTCTAATTGTTTAATGTTGCTTGATATTGAACCGTAATTGATACCCTTATCACTTAATTCTCTTGCATTCAAATCGGATTTACATAAATTGGACAAAATCTTCAATTTTATTTCTGATCGCACCATAAATTTAATCTCTTTTTGAATTGTATCATATTCCGTTATATCTTCAAATACCATTCTATACACCTTTTGTATACTGTTTTAATTTTTATTTTTATTTATTTATATTGTATGAGGTGTTTTTTGTCAATTTTACTTTATTTTTCTTAAATTTTATTTTTAAATCACTAATATCGCACATTTTATATTTTAATTATGATATAGATAATATTAATAAGAATTCTAGCTAACATATAATAAAATTTTGGGTGATTTTATGGGATCTGATGAAAATTTATTATTTAATCAACAATCGTTTGAAAAAATACAGTATTTTTTAACTAGTACTTTTCGTGTAGAGATTTTGTTGGAGTTGTATGAATCAGATAAAACAGTTAAGAATCTTAAAGAAATTCTTAATAAATCTGAAAGTAATATTTTACATTACTTAAAAGACTTTGAAGATAAAGATCTTATTGAACGAAATAAAGAGTTATACACTTTAACTTCTAAAGGTTATTTCACAATCAGACATATTGTTAAACTAATCAGTAACTGGGGAAGTATTAATTCCAATTTAGATTTTTGGGATAATCATTTATATGATAAATTACCTTTACCATTTGTTTTAAATATGGAATTATGGGATAATTCTTCAATAGTAGAAAATGATAATCTCGATTATAATAAGCCATCCCATGTTTATTCAGAATTAATATCAAAATCTAAGCATATAAAAGTAATATTGCCTGTATTATCCACATATCATTTAGAAGCAATTCTAAATTCACTAGAAAAAAATGATGGAACATTAGACTTAATTACATCTAATATCCTTTTAAAAAATATATATGCCTCCGAGCTTCATGAAAGGTTTTTTAAACTAAAAGGTAAAGGAAAAATCAGATTATGGGCAGTAAATCAGGGAAGTAGATTGAATAAATTTTTAACTTGTACCGAAAAATTTTCATCATTATTCCTAATATATGATAATGGAGTTTATGATGACTCCGTAATGTTATTAAACGAAGATAAAACGAATGTTAAAAAATTAAATAATTTATTTGATTCATATAAAGAAACTACGCATCCTCAATAGAATTTATCTGATCAAATTAATATTTTGAATGAAGGAATACACATGAATAAAATAGTTTTACTTTCAAATTATCTTAGAAAAGAAGGAATGCCAGTAAGTATTAGAAGCACGTCATTAGCAATGGAAGTAGTCGAAACATTAGGTAAATCAATGACAGTTAACGAATTATATAACTCACTGAAAGTAATATATGTTAAAAACCTCGAAGACTATGATAAATTTGACAGAGTTTTCAATAAAATTTTTACAAACGTAAACATAAAATCTAGAAAAAATAACAGAAAAAAACAGGATCATGAAGAAGTAGTACTAGAAGAAGTAACTGGTGAAGACTTAATATTTAATCAAAATGAAGATCTAGACCAACTTGAACAATTATATGATGAAATGATAGAATATAACTCTGAAACTAAAGCATCTCAGGGAAAATTAGTCAATCAAAGTATGTTACTATTAGATAATTTTGATCAAAGATTATTTGAGTTATGCAAAAAACTCAGCAGAAAAATAGCCAATAAACGTTCAAAAAGAAGAAAAAAGAATAACTCGCACCATATTGACATGACTAGAACAATCAGGGCAAACATAAAAAATGGGGGACATATAATGAAATTAATATATGATAAACCTCCGATGAAAAAGACAAAACATATCTTTCTATGCGATGTTAGCGGATCCTGTGAATGGGTTACATCCTGGTTTTTCTTATTATTATACGGATGCATAAACACATTTGATAAAGTAAAAGTATATGACTTTGACAACAGATTAATTGATGTAACAGATTTATTACTAAATGAACACTTTGGAACTATAGGACAAGTAAATGTAGCACAACGTAGCAAGGGAATATTATGTTATGGACAATCAGACATGGTAAAATCATTTAAAGAATTTCTTGATGAGGCAGAAATAACTCATCGTACTGATATCATTATATTAACCGATTGCAGGGACTGGAAAGGAAAACGAGTAAATGGAGTATTAGAAAGTGCAACACTCATGAAACATATGGTACAAAAAGCAAATCGTGTCATAATATTAAATCCTGAAAAGAAAATTAGGTGGAATAATGCCACAAGTTGTGTACAAGACTACGAAGATGTAGGAGTCGAAATATACGAAACTTCTAGTCTTGATAAATTTGAAAAAGTAATAAGTCAATTATAAATTCACCAATCCTTTTTTTAATATTTTTTATTTTAATAGTTAGAAGTAATCTTTTCTTATTTTAAAAGAAGACAATAATAAACTCTCCTGTAAATCACAGATTATAAAATATCGCAGATCCAGCATATTTCTTCTTATTTAAATTTTAACAGAAACTGTATTATAACACACATATAAGACTATTTAATATGTTATAATTATGATATAAGTACTGATATAATTATCTACTTATTCAATAGTAATTCTGGATGTTCTAAGTATTGTTCTACTTTTTCATAGAATAATTTGAAATGATATCCAAATATGAATACATGGCTTGCAGTTAATGAAATAGGGATTTTTCCATCAACTAGTTTTCCCCAAGCTATAACGGGCATTAATTGGTTAGGTGAGGCTATGATGTTGGTCATTGAGTCAAAGTTTATCCAAGGAATGCAAGATAAGTTACATATAGGTAGTATGTCTCTTAATGATGGCTCAACTAGGAATTGATTGTTTTCTATATTTTTTTTCTTATTTTCTATATATTCATTATATTTTTCTAATGATCCTAGTTCTGAAAGAGGGGGGATTTCTATTTCTCTAATGCTATGGTCTTCTTGCATTATTGGACTAATAGCATTTATCTTTTCATACTCGTAGACTTTGCCATCTATTATTCTTCTTTTAAATTCAGGTATTTCATTTATTGCTTCTAAGATGCATGATGCAGTCATGTTGAAGAAAGGTATGTTATTTTTTTTAGAATATGTATATGTTTTTTGAGCATTTACTCTTACTGTCATGGAGTATCTTGATGTTAGAAAATCTTGGAAAGGTAATTCTTCTACTTTAATATCTAATTCTGTTTTAGGATATTGACCCATTTTATTATTCTCCTTTTTGTGCTAAATTATATATACTTTATTTTATAAATAATCATATAATAAATTTAGGAAATTGAGAAATATGTGTATATCAGTAGCAGTATTTGCTTCTTTAATTAGAATATAATATTCGATTTTTTGTTGAATTAATGAAGATTAATTAAAATTTAAATATAAGGGCACTCGCTCGACAATTTTTAAATCAAATACTCACTGTAATCATTCTAAAATGCACATATTTACTTATTTAATGCTATTTTTTTTAGAAGATTATATTATTATTTGCATTGTTATTATATTAAAATATTGTCCATATATTTACTTTTTAATTAATTTTTATTTGTATTTTAGAATTTTATATGTTATTTAAGGAGTAAATTATATGAAAGAAAAATTTTCAAAAAGAGAAGAAACTGAAGGAGTAAATTTATTAAGAGGAAATCCAAAAGAAGCAGTACTAAAATTATCAATACCATTGATGTTATCAATGATGATAATATCGTTATATAATATTATTGACTCTTTTTGGATAGCAGGATTAGGGGCAGATGAATTAGCTGCAGTAGGATTTGTCATACCACTTGAATTTTTAATAATCAGTATAGGAACATCAATGGGTGCAGGTATAACATCTGTTGTATCAAAATATATTGGACAAAAAGATGATAAAATGGCTGATAACTCAGCAACACATTCAGTCATATTGTCATTAATAGTCTCCATAATTGTAACGGTTATATTTACAGTTTTCATGAAAGAATTACTTATTTGTATGGGTGCAAGAGGCATGGCTCTTAATTATGCAATGCAATATGCACGTATATACTTTGTAGGAAGTATATTTGTTGTAATGCCAAATGCTTTATATGGGCTGCTAAGATCAGAAGGAGATAACAAACGTACAATGTATGTAATGGTATTTTGTGCAGTAATAAATATGATACTTGATCCAATATTTATATACTCACTTGATATGGGAATGTTTGGAGCAGCATTATCAACGGTATTATCATTAATAATGGTGCTTTTTGTAATAATCTACTGGATTTACATCAAAAAGGACACTTATCTAAAACCAACATTATCTCACTTTAACTACAAACCGGAAATATTCCGAGATATACTAAAAGTAGCCATTCCATCTATATGTGAGATGATATTTATAACATTTATCACAGCTATGATGCACTTTATAATACTTGCAGTATCAACAACAGATTCAGTAGCAGTATTTGAAAATGGATGGAGAATGGTAACACTTGCAACAGAACCAATGATGGCAATATCTGTTGCATTAATCTCAATAATTGCAACAAACTATGGAGCACAAAAATATGAAAACATGAGGATAGCTTATAATTACTCTATGAAAATAGGAACAATATTAGGTGTACTATCATTAGTAGTATTTTTAGTATTTGCACCACAAATTGCATACATATTCTCCTATGGAGAAACAAGCATAAGACTATTTGAACCAACAGTAGAATTCTTCCACATATTTGCATGGTTCTTCATAGTGTTCCCAGGAGGAGTAATATCCACATATATGTTTCAGGGTCTCGGAAAAGGGACAACGTCTCTTATATTCACAATAATCAGAGAAGCAATATGTGCAACACTGTTTGCAGTACTGTTTGGAGTAATACTAAAATGGGGAATAAATGGAGTATGGTTTGGAATTCTTGTTGGATATACTATTGGAGGATTAATAGCAATAATATCTGCAAATAACTATTTAAATAAACTAGTAAAAGAAAATAAAACAGAAAATACCTCTTAATATTTCCAATCAATCAGTTGGCTACCATTTATAGCCAACTCCAACTCTTTTTTAATTCAATTTTAATTATAATTCTTTGAATACATTTAATTAATAATATTCATTAAGTATATATGATTAAAAATAGGTAATTATTCATATTCCTATCTAAATATAAAAATCGCAAAATGATAAAGAACATCATTTCAAGTAAGAAGATAGAGGGGGGGGGAACTGTAAAACTACCATTTATGCATATTAACAGACTTTGAAGAACTAACAATACATGATACAACAATAAAACCAGATAAAAACCAAAGTGCAAGCATAGAACGAATTAAATGCTACAAACACATAGAATACATAGAAATTGGTGAAATGTACAACATATTCAGTAAAAACGTAGTACTAAGTAAAATTTGATAACTATGCAAACAGCATAACATGACAAAAAAGGAACCAGTACAAGATAAATGTATAAATCCGATTTTGATTATTTTTTGGAAGAATTTGATGATAAATTTAAAAAGGAATGAATAGGATCAGTTTATATGATTATAATATATTATGGAGGCTAAAAATGTCTAAAGAATCTGAAATATTTTTAAGAAAAATGTTTAATTATTTTAAAGAAAATAACTCTAAAGGAAGATATTTACATTATATGCCCGAAAAAGAGTTTTCTGAAATATTGGCACCGTTAACAGATTTTTTCAAAGAAATGGATTATGTTACTTATGATTCTAAAAAAGCTACAATCACGATGATAACTAAATCAGGCCAAGTATATGCTCTTAAAGATATAATCTCTTTTAATAATAATTATTCAGAGGACCTCTGTATTATTGGTGTGGGTAATAAAGTATCATCAGTTAATCATGATGCAGGTGGTGCAGTTATTGGATTTCAAGTAAACATACAGAAATATAAAGAAATTATAGAGGAATATGGTTATGATCCAGACTTTGAAGATAACGATGAAGAATTGGATGAGGAATATATTGACCGTATTTTGTCTTTATTTAAATCAAATAATATTAAAAAGCAAGATATTTAATTATATCTTATTTTTTTAATATTTTCTGTAAATATTTGCTCTATCATCCACATCTATAAATTCAACAAATTTTTTCTTAGTATTAACATAGTATACTATTCTATAGTTTCCAACTCGATATCTTTTACATTTTGGACATTTTTTACTTTTTAATTGTCTATTTGTTGAATTGAATGGATTTTTGGTTATAATGTCTAAACTATTGAGTATATTGTCATATAGTTCTTTATTTGTTTTTGAGTATTTTGATAGCTTTTTTAAGAATAATTTTGTTGGTTTTTTAGAATATTTCATATTGTGCCTTCAGATTCTAATCTTTCTAGTTCTTCATCAATGTTATCAAAGTCTACTTCGATTATATCACTGTAATCTTCATTTTCTATTTTTTCTATGCATTTGTTATAGTAGTCTGCTTGATCATCTTCAAATTCTTCAGAATATTGTTCGTTATGTTCATTAATTAATTTGAGAATAATGTCATTGTATGTATCTTTTTTATTACCTATTTCTGATAACATTGAATGTACTTCTTGTGTTACTTTAATTGTTTTCATCATATTTCTCACTCATTATTATTGTTTACACATTTTATTCTTAGTTTTATTTTTTCTATTATTTATACTTGGTGTACTTTTTCTCCTTCATTTTCATTTTTTCATTACTTTTATAATTTGATATTACTTCATGTATATGTAATGGTTGATTTTTACTATTTTAGTAAGTTTTCTATTTTTCAATATTTTTCATAAAATGAGTTTGTTACTTTTTGTCTTCTGAGTGGTTAACATTTTTTTGTATTACTTTTTAGCTTAAATTCACCTAAAAAGTATTACTTTTTATCTATATTATTTCGTTATACATAGATATAACGAAGTAAACTTTCAAATTTTTCTTTTGATCAAAAATTCTTCCAAAAATAGGGGTAATTTAGATTCATTTTTCATATATGACATATACACCAACAACTTAATATTTCGATTTTCAGACATACATTGCAAGTGTAACTACTATTTTTCTCATTTTCTACTTTATCTTTCCTACTATAAAAAGGAGTATCTTTTTTTCATTTTACTAAACTCGTTTATCCTCTCTAAAAATTTATATTTTTTATATTAATCATAATATTTTTATTTTCTATAACATCAATAATAAAATATAAATAATTTTAATTTTATAATTCTGTAAAATATTAAGTTGATCGTAATGAATTCACGTTTCAGATGAAGTTCATAGAATTATAACAAACATGGATAATAAAAAACAATCTTATAATGACATAATATACTGATAGAAAAAATATGGTCATGGAAGAATTTTCTGAAGAAGAATCTATAATTATTCAATATCTTTAAATAATAGCAACAAGAGATTTTACTGATAAAAACTTAGTCTTATATGAATCATTTTTTTTTAATATTTTTGGATTTGTTGTTCATTTTTTGAATACGTTTTTTGTTGTTTTTATTTTGGTTTTTTGTTTATTTATTTGTTGGGTATTGTTTGTATGTTGTGTTTTATTTTAATGGTTTTGTTTTTATTTTGGTTTTTGGATTTGTTGTTCATTTTTTGAATACGTTTTTTGTTGTTTTTATTTTGGTTTTTTGTTTGTTTATTTGTTGGGTATTGTTTGTATGTTGTGTTTTATTTTAATGGTTTTGTTTTTATTTTGGTTTTTGAATACGTTGAAATTTATATAAACAATTAAAACTATAGAGTTGTGTTTATATGTCAATAAAAATATTTTTAAGTAGTAATCTTAGTGAATTCATCGAGGAACGTTTATTTATTTAAAAAAGTTTAGCTGAAGATCCCTTATTGAAAAATTGGATAACTATATTTTTGTTTGAGGAAGATGTTGAATCATCTTCTCCTCCACCAAAAGATATTTATGTTTCAGAAGTCAGAAATTCTGATATTTATATTGGTTTATTGGGTTATACTTATGGTAATATTACTGAAGAGGGAATATCTGCAACAGAACTGGAATATAACGAATATAAAAAAATAAAATCGGATTATTTTTTCTATGTTAAATGGATGAATAAACGTGAAAAGGAAACAAATGAATTTATCAAGAGAATTCAACAAGAAACAACTTATACAACTTTTGATTCTAAAGAAGAATTGTTAACAGAAATAAAAAAGACAATTATTTCTTATATGAATAAACGACTTTCATCAGACCCTTTTGATGAATCAATAATTAAAAATTCATCATTGGATGATGTGGATATTACATCATATGAAAGATATTTTGATTTTTTAAGTAATCAAGGTTTAAAATCTTTAAAAGGATATAGAGAAAAAACTGAAATTTTACAATATCTTCATGCAGGTGTTTTGATGGGTACCACATTCCATTTAACTAATGCTGGTGCATTATTTTTCAGTAACAATATTAAAAAGTATAATATAGAACATGAAATTAAAATGGTTCGATTTGAAGGAAAAGATAGATTAACTATTATTGATTATCAAGAATCTCATGCACCCATTCCTATTTTATTAGATGATGTTGAAAATTTTTTCAAAAGAAATACGAGGCATGGAGTAATAGTAAAAGGTTTTAGAAGCGTTTCTATCCCAGA
It encodes:
- a CDS encoding DUF4062 domain-containing protein, encoding MFEEDVESSSPPPKDIYVSEVRNSDIYIGLLGYTYGNITEEGISATELEYNEYKKIKSDYFFYVKWMNKREKETNEFIKRIQQETTYTTFDSKEELLTEIKKTIISYMNKRLSSDPFDESIIKNSSLDDVDITSYERYFDFLSNQGLKSLKGYREKTEILQYLHAGVLMGTTFHLTNAGALFFSNNIKKYNIEHEIKMVRFEGKDRLTIIDYQESHAPIPILLDDVENFFKRNTRHGVIVKGFRSVSIPEYPFEAIREAIVNAIAHKDYTIPGDTITFYIYSNRIEIISPGRFLVPVED
- a CDS encoding helix-turn-helix transcriptional regulator is translated as MVFEDITEYDTIQKEIKFMVRSEIKLKILSNLCKSDLNARELSDKGINYGSISSNIKQLEKNGLITKLNDKYHIKNSVKKKMINLLYLNKTIENIDCFEDYINHHYVKNNKIKVLEELPLSENYEIIHNTPLNPYKVVNNFTKNMTSEKSVKIIFTHVHPEFRKTTEIDSDTTTELKILVPDNIKEFLIQNKKEIKSSPLKNRTVKVKSVENIKLSLAISEEEVMFVLYNNNKTYDTNAGVISHDPKFIEWGNKLFEEIESMSDDTYLILNNV
- a CDS encoding helix-turn-helix transcriptional regulator; the protein is MGSDENLLFNQQSFEKIQYFLTSTFRVEILLELYESDKTVKNLKEILNKSESNILHYLKDFEDKDLIERNKELYTLTSKGYFTIRHIVKLISNWGSINSNLDFWDNHLYDKLPLPFVLNMELWDNSSIVENDNLDYNKPSHVYSELISKSKHIKVILPVLSTYHLEAILNSLEKNDGTLDLITSNILLKNIYASELHERFFKLKGKGKIRLWAVNQGSRLNKFLTCTEKFSSLFLIYDNGVYDDSVMLLNEDKTNVKKLNNLFDSYKETTHPQ
- a CDS encoding CatA-like O-acetyltransferase, with translation MGQYPKTELDIKVEELPFQDFLTSRYSMTVRVNAQKTYTYSKKNNIPFFNMTASCILEAINEIPEFKRRIIDGKVYEYEKINAISPIMQEDHSIREIEIPPLSELGSLEKYNEYIENKKKNIENNQFLVEPSLRDILPICNLSCIPWINFDSMTNIIASPNQLMPVIAWGKLVDGKIPISLTASHVFIFGYHFKLFYEKVEQYLEHPELLLNK
- a CDS encoding MATE family efflux transporter, whose product is MKEKFSKREETEGVNLLRGNPKEAVLKLSIPLMLSMMIISLYNIIDSFWIAGLGADELAAVGFVIPLEFLIISIGTSMGAGITSVVSKYIGQKDDKMADNSATHSVILSLIVSIIVTVIFTVFMKELLICMGARGMALNYAMQYARIYFVGSIFVVMPNALYGLLRSEGDNKRTMYVMVFCAVINMILDPIFIYSLDMGMFGAALSTVLSLIMVLFVIIYWIYIKKDTYLKPTLSHFNYKPEIFRDILKVAIPSICEMIFITFITAMMHFIILAVSTTDSVAVFENGWRMVTLATEPMMAISVALISIIATNYGAQKYENMRIAYNYSMKIGTILGVLSLVVFLVFAPQIAYIFSYGETSIRLFEPTVEFFHIFAWFFIVFPGGVISTYMFQGLGKGTTSLIFTIIREAICATLFAVLFGVILKWGINGVWFGILVGYTIGGLIAIISANNYLNKLVKENKTENTS
- a CDS encoding type II toxin-antitoxin system RelE family toxin, which produces MKYSKKPTKLFLKKLSKYSKTNKELYDNILNSLDIITKNPFNSTNRQLKSKKCPKCKRYRVGNYRIVYYVNTKKKFVEFIDVDDRANIYRKY
- a CDS encoding VWA domain-containing protein; protein product: MNKIVLLSNYLRKEGMPVSIRSTSLAMEVVETLGKSMTVNELYNSLKVIYVKNLEDYDKFDRVFNKIFTNVNIKSRKNNRKKQDHEEVVLEEVTGEDLIFNQNEDLDQLEQLYDEMIEYNSETKASQGKLVNQSMLLLDNFDQRLFELCKKLSRKIANKRSKRRKKNNSHHIDMTRTIRANIKNGGHIMKLIYDKPPMKKTKHIFLCDVSGSCEWVTSWFFLLLYGCINTFDKVKVYDFDNRLIDVTDLLLNEHFGTIGQVNVAQRSKGILCYGQSDMVKSFKEFLDEAEITHRTDIIILTDCRDWKGKRVNGVLESATLMKHMVQKANRVIILNPEKKIRWNNATSCVQDYEDVGVEIYETSSLDKFEKVISQL